From Candidatus Rubrimentiphilum sp., one genomic window encodes:
- a CDS encoding branched-chain amino acid transaminase produces MNLSELTVYAGGEFRNYDDAKIGLLTHGLQYGTGCFEGIRGYWAPGDRELYLVQLREHFERLAISAKILLMKMPHSVDELIEITSDLCARNRFESNTYVRPCMFKSAEDIGVRLHNVHESLAIVAIPYNMDYLDAGGVAAGTSSWRRADDSAAPPRAKITGLYVNSALAKSEAIANGYDEAIMLSHDGHLAEGSAENIFLVKNGVLLTPDPSQNVLEGCTRRLILDVAKREFGIEVVERAIDRSELYGAEEIFFTGTGVGIVHVKSVDRRAVADEQMGPVTRKLAGFYDRFVHGQEPKYRELLTPVYAGRAVATA; encoded by the coding sequence GTGAACCTGAGCGAACTCACCGTATACGCCGGCGGCGAATTCCGGAACTACGACGACGCCAAAATCGGTCTCTTGACCCACGGACTGCAATATGGAACCGGGTGCTTCGAAGGCATTCGGGGCTATTGGGCGCCGGGAGATCGCGAGCTCTATCTTGTCCAGTTGCGCGAACATTTCGAACGCTTGGCGATCAGCGCGAAGATCCTGTTGATGAAAATGCCGCACTCCGTCGACGAACTGATCGAAATCACGTCGGATCTCTGTGCGCGCAACCGTTTTGAAAGCAACACGTACGTTCGGCCATGCATGTTCAAGTCTGCCGAAGACATCGGCGTGCGCCTACATAACGTGCATGAATCTCTTGCGATTGTCGCAATTCCATACAACATGGATTACCTGGATGCCGGCGGCGTGGCCGCGGGAACCAGTTCATGGCGCCGTGCCGACGATTCGGCTGCACCACCACGCGCGAAGATCACCGGGCTCTATGTGAACAGCGCGCTTGCGAAGAGCGAAGCAATTGCCAATGGCTACGACGAGGCGATCATGCTTTCGCACGACGGTCACCTGGCCGAGGGCTCGGCCGAAAATATTTTCCTAGTTAAAAACGGCGTGCTGCTCACGCCGGATCCGTCGCAGAACGTGTTGGAGGGCTGCACGCGGCGCTTAATCCTCGACGTTGCAAAGCGCGAGTTTGGTATCGAAGTCGTCGAACGCGCGATTGACCGCAGCGAACTCTACGGGGCCGAAGAGATCTTTTTCACCGGCACGGGGGTCGGCATTGTTCACGTGAAATCCGTCGACCGGCGCGCTGTGGCTGACGAACAAATGGGCCCGGTAACTCGAAAACTCGCCGGTTTCTACGACCGGTTCGTCCACGGCCAAGAGCCGAAATACCGGGAACTGCTGACGCCGGTCTACGCCGGCCGGGCTGTCGCTACGGCGTAG
- a CDS encoding serine hydrolase, with protein sequence MRHILAIFAVAAIAGSYAQPANAMSLPAPLADLQATMARACGRAPGHVAMEVKDLGTGLVSSINANAVMPAASTIKIPVMVEVFKQLQAGSFDLNHRVTLMPRDRDWGSGAIADAPVGSTFPVSELLTQMIAVSDNTAANMLIRLVGRTHINDTMRELGLHHTRLSDYIHTAGWSIRNTLRTSPADMVRLLTGMAQNKLVDEWSSQQMIAILERQEINSLIPASLPEIPIAHKTGSLDDTLNDVGIVYASNGAYVIAVMTTHLPTLSAGRRFIRRVSSMAYSHLQQFGKWRALNGFDGPAQPPVATESNDDVPMWAPQTPVPATPNPESTP encoded by the coding sequence GTGCGGCATATCCTAGCTATTTTTGCGGTGGCGGCGATCGCGGGTTCGTACGCTCAACCGGCAAACGCGATGTCATTGCCCGCGCCGCTTGCAGATTTGCAGGCTACGATGGCGCGCGCATGCGGCCGCGCCCCGGGTCACGTCGCCATGGAAGTCAAGGACCTCGGAACGGGCTTGGTCTCCTCGATCAACGCTAACGCGGTGATGCCGGCCGCCTCCACGATAAAGATTCCCGTCATGGTGGAAGTGTTCAAGCAACTGCAGGCGGGCAGCTTCGATTTGAATCATCGCGTGACGCTGATGCCCCGCGATCGCGATTGGGGTTCGGGCGCGATCGCCGACGCGCCGGTCGGCTCGACGTTCCCGGTCTCGGAATTGCTGACGCAAATGATCGCGGTCAGCGATAATACTGCCGCCAATATGTTGATTCGCTTGGTCGGACGCACGCACATCAATGACACGATGCGGGAGCTCGGCTTGCATCATACGCGGCTGTCAGATTATATTCACACGGCCGGCTGGAGCATCCGCAACACGTTACGCACGAGTCCCGCGGACATGGTGCGCTTGCTGACCGGCATGGCGCAAAACAAACTTGTCGATGAATGGTCGTCGCAACAGATGATTGCGATCCTCGAACGGCAAGAGATCAATTCGCTGATTCCCGCGTCGTTGCCTGAGATTCCGATCGCACATAAGACCGGATCGCTCGATGACACGCTCAACGACGTCGGTATCGTCTATGCTTCAAACGGCGCGTATGTGATTGCCGTCATGACGACGCATCTCCCAACGCTCTCGGCCGGACGGCGCTTCATCCGCCGCGTTTCGAGCATGGCATACTCGCATCTTCAGCAGTTCGGCAAATGGCGTGCGCTCAATGGTTTCGATGGCCCGGCGCAGCCGCCGGTCGCGACCGAATCGAACGATGACGTGCCGATGTGGGCGCCGCAGACCCCCGTCCCGGCTACGCCCAACCCCGAGTCTACGCCGTAG